The DNA window GTTACAAGAACGGAAAACACCTTGCTCAAAAATGGAACAACAGAAATCAACAATGCTTGCTATTGTAGTATTataattttaataattattatataaatattggCTCTGTCATTCGACCGTTTTCACCTTTCCACAAACAGCcagacatttggaaaaaaataaaatacaagacCTCACACCTGGAAGCATGTCAATAATGATCTTTAATGTCAATATATACAGAacttgaaagaaaaatagaatcttaaaaatcaaaatgaaataaatacaatatcatACAATTTCCACAATGTCTTTTTGAAGAGATatccatggaatttttttttctcttttctttttttatttcagtctcTCCGGTTCGACGGGGTGCGTCCCGTCCCCCCCAGAGAAATccctacagcccccccccccctcatcatcatcaacttcatttatttatatatatatattttttgcaaactAGAATTTCTGTCATTGTTACCACTTGGTTCCACCTTCAAACTCTACATAAACTTTAGCTCATCTAcagcccctcccacccccaccccccctttttttgatgCCACAAAGTGACAGTAGTCAGACGGCGAATTTGAAGGTAAAATAAATCCACATTCCCTCCACACATGCATTCATAGAACCTAAGTGCTGGCAGATGATTTTGATCCCGAGGGAATTTTTGTATCCGCCACAAGCAgaattatcttttatttttttattttttttaaatgaggaaaaTGTCTTGCAATGTCCCTCAGTCCACATCGCCCTGCCAGCACTGGCCCACACAAACCCCGGCTTCAAAGACGAGAAGTTAAGACCATGACGGACAACAAGCGCAAGAGAGAGAACCGAGGAGGGGGGAAACAGCAGGGCGCAGACGAAGAGCAGAGCGGGAGAGGGGCACAGTTTTACCAAAAGCAGCTCggaatcagccaatcacagtgaAGGAGCACATCAGCTGGTTTGTTTCTTCCCGACACGAGGAAGGGAGAACGAAAGGCGAGGAGGGCAAGTGCATATGAAAGCTGTGGAAATAAATACAAGTCTGTCTCCCCAGCAGTTAAAGATATGTGAGTCTCCCCTCAGCCCACTTCTCCACAAAGACCCCTCGTCCATCGTGACtatgcgcttgtgtgtgtgtgtgtgtgtgagtgtgagtgtgtgagtgttccaaataaatagattaaaaacTGAACAGAAAAGAGAGACGATTGGTTGGTCTGGTCAGGACTTggatctgtgtttgtttgcgtgtgACAGTCCAACTAAGAGTGAGGTCTAAAACTGCAGGacgagtggtgtgtgtgtgtgtgtgtgtgtgtctacatgtcAGTTGAGGTGAGTTTCTTCATGCTGCGTCTCTGGGCTAAACCGGACGCCGCCACGGGCTCCAACACCGGCTGACTCGTCTTCTGGCTCAGTGCGGAATAGGTTGCAGCCATGGCTCcctggaaaacaacaacacatacaAGCCGTTTGAACTTTGAAATAGATGCAAGACTTTGGCTTTGATGCATTTCCGTTATCACACACGCTGTGATTTTGCATCATTACATCGGGTTCGAGGGCAGGAGATCAGGCTGCTCCGCAAGTCTTGTTTTTGGTGAGGAATTTGTGATGTTAGATTCAACACGACAACATTATAGTTGGGCTGTAAATAAGTGGACGTTATGAGTAATATTGAACAATACCACAACAGTTGATTGACATGTTGGTTTAACCAATAGGAAGCCCTAGGTTGGTATGCCTGGGACCAATAGGATGAGGGAGTGAATGTGGGGTGCAGGGGTAGGGTACGGAGGGAAATAAGGATGTCAACCTTAGTGCACAGTCGGTCTCACGTTCATTATTAAGAGAACTAGACAGACATCCACAATTGTTTGTGAATTGCCGTTTTGAACCCTTGAGCATTTGGCCTTTGCGATCTTGGCTAGTAGAAAGGGACAGGAGAAGAGTACAACCAAAGTACTGATTTCCTCATCAGCTTCTAGAACCTCTATTGCGATCAAAgcagccgccccctgctggtcgctgAGGAGTGAAAGGTGAAATGTTCTTCCGCACTGGCTTTTCATTAAGGTTGCCAATTTGAAATGCCCTCAACACGAGAAGCAGAGACATTCTTCCCTCTTGCTGAGTCAACGATGTATTGCGCAACTTTTGTTTATCATCGTACCACGCACTTCCCTCTATAAAGTAGTTCTGGCGACAAAaattactggaaaaaaaaaatcctatctGTTTAACTAAATGTAAATAACAGTCACTGTTATGAAGGCACCAAGGGGGCATTGTAGGCCATTGACTGAGGGTCAAAGGGACTGAGACATGATGTTGGGGTGTTAAGAGAGATTCAACACACAAAGAGCCGCTCTCAGCTTACTGTTGATCTTTGCTCAGACCTCCATCTATGATCACAGGCTTTGAGTGGCGACATAGATGAGAGGCAGATTCATGTGCAGGAAGACTCTCCTGcacgcccctccctcccccggtgTAGATGCCGCCCAGACAACCTCTCTCTGTGAGGGGTGACAGACAGACTGCACTCCTTGTGAGCTCTTGCTGGGGGTGATGATGGAGTTAATGACCAGTCTGCTCTGTGTGAAGTCTCTGGTTGCTTCTAGTTCCATGATTAATGTACGGTTTGATGTCGGAAAttcttttataaaacaaaatttattttttatattcccACAGGTTCCATCATTCCTAAGTATGTTGGAGTGCAACAAACGAGTCAGTTTGAGTTTTAATTGtgtgttgcctagcaacagtgCTCTCAGTGCCCCAAACACGTAATGTCAAAaatgcaacctttttttttttttgtcaaagaagCATTAGAACCGAATAAGTGGCTGGATCAGTTAGCGGGATGTTCGCTCTGTTGGATGTGGTATTAGTAATGGATGAGGTGAGGAGTGTATGAATCACTTTTATATATCAAGGGAATGAAAGCACGGAGCGGAATTCAGACCGACCTCTGCTTCGGAGAGATGTGGTTACATGTTTAATTAAGTCAAATCTAATCTTTGAGGTACCAGTAGGCTTTACGGTCTACCACGTTTGTCTGTAGGAAGGatgtacacatttcaatattaatcaaaaaaacatttgcccACCTTCACAAGATGCGGCGCGTCGTGGCGTGTGAGCTGGAAATGGGGTAGCGCATCTCTGCAGGTGATCCAGGAATGCTTCAGGACCTGCTCGGCTGTGTACCGCTGGTGAGGGTCCACATGGAGCATATGGGACAGCAGGTCCTGGAACGTAATCAGAACATCCCAAGACGTCTTAACATCTTAAAAGCGTTTATGGGACAGTGTTATTTTTCCCCCATTGATAAACTCACTATGCGCATCATGAGAAAAGATGCTTTGAGTTATGATTCGTACGTCTGCACTGTCACAGTGAATCCAAAAAGGATTCAAGCAGCCAAATGACATTTCTGTTGCACGCTTCCACTcttcaaagtgctttacaggCATGAGAAGAGGAAACCAAATCATTAATATTAGACTTTGAAGAACAAGCTTTCAAGTTACAGCTCCAGTTACACCGTGTGGGCCACCTCATGGTGGCGTGTACCTTTGAGGTGTCCGATACCGTGTCCCAGTTGCCACCGGTCAAAGAGAACTTTCCCGATCCTATCCGTAGGAGGATCTCCTCTGGCGTGTCGTTTGGGCCGTTTGCAAACGGCGTGtacctgccggggggggggggggggggggggggggcgtcggggAAAAAGCAGCATATCGTGACTTTGGAAAGTAATAACACCAACAGCACAAGCTAAGGctggttgaaaaaaagaaacacttcaCAATTATTCATTCCAATTCATGTGTTATTAAACAACCTATATCTAAAAAGTGTTGTCTTACCCTGCCAGCATAGTATACAGTAGAACTCCAAGACTCCATATATCACAGGCTGCATCATAACCTTGCCGCATAAGTACCTGGACCACCGAAACAAAGAAGCAAACTTTTAGGGACTCACACCgacaacaataaaaagaaaaagaataacgAAACTTGTCTTTACACGCTGCTCTTCCCTCTTACttcgtaccccccccccccccccccccccccaaaatcgcTTTCTGCCATCAAGTCTTTGCAGTTTGCCCTCTTCACGCTCCCGTCTTTTCTCACCTCTGGCGCCACAAAGTTGGCGGTGTAACAGGGCGTGAGGAGCAGGCCGTTGCCCCCCCGAAGCTGTTTGGCGAATCCAAAGTCACAGATCCGGATGGAGTCTGGGTTTCCCGAGTCATCCATGTATAGGATGTTACTGGGCTTCAGGTCTCGGTGCACcacctgaggagaggagaggatagggCAAAATGTCAGAGGAGGAGCTAGCGAATCCTCTCTTGTGCTCCCATGGGTGGATGCACGCGCCCGCTCACCCCTTGGCAGTGGAGGTAGTCAACAGTCTTGGTGATGGTGTAGAGCACAGCgctggcctccctctcagagAAAAACTTCTGCCTGAGGATCTTGTCCAGCAGCTCCCCTCCCTTCATTAGCTCAGTCACGAGGTAGACATACCTGCCCTCGTCATACACCtggtgcccacacacacacacacacagtaagtaCGGGAACgaacaaaaaaaactgcagcgTCGCAAAATGTTACTGACGTCTTTCAGTGTGATGATGTTGGGGTGCTGTCCGTATCGCATCAAGATTTCGATCTCTTCAGAAGGGTCCCTCTTACTTTTGTCTATaatctgagggagaaggaaacaCAGGGCCGAGCAGCTCGTCAAATTAAACCAAGtcggaaaataaagaaatgagcgCAGTTAACATTGCAAATTCGCCGGGACGTGGCTTCAgctctgctgccctctgctggccacACTAACCACAGCAGGTCTGCTTAATGTCCCACTATTTCATAGAGGGTCGGAAACTAATACTAGTCATCCAGTTTACTTAACTGCTGCAAAAAAGCGTCTTTTATCttaataaaaacatctgcatgaagAGGTTGTCCCTCGATGCAACTATTGATGCAGAATAGGAAAAAGGAGAAGCCGTACTACCTTCACAGCGTAGTCCATGGCAGAGACTCGGTGTACACAGCGTTTACAAATGGAGTAGGAGCCCACCCCaatgtcctcctgcagctcgtAAAGATCAGAGAACTTGGTCGAGCCCCCGTGCATCTGGAGGGAACATTCAACGTGACGTGATGAATTTTCAATAAAAGATACAGGCTGAATGAACATTATGAAACAAACCAAATCACTAATCGGAGAGAAGTGGTGATTATTCTGTTGTACTGTTTTTTGACTAAAAGAATACCTGCATGCAAGTTATTGTGCTAATAGTTAACCTGTGTAATATGTGACAGAGATTCAGACTATACCTGGACTATGGGGAGTATGCTGAGCAGTGGGGAGCTCTTGTTCTCGTCCATCGGGTTTGGAGCCACAAAACTGAAGCCTTTGAAGAGCTGGTGGGCGTTAGCACTGGGAGGGATACCTGGGGAGTCTACACGTACAGAAGACAATTCATGATCAGGTGAACATACACACCTGAACAAATGTCAATGATTCAATCAGCGCTCAGTTGCAGTCACTTGTTTTTAAGATTAAAATAGTGTGTAGGTATGAACTTACCTTTAGGCGTTTTAGCGGTGAACTCTGGGTCAAAGCAGAAGGTGTCATCTGGTTTACCTGCCGCAGGCTTGAACGGGGGCTGGAGCTCTCTCCTGTACAGTGtctgcaggaacacacacacacacacacctaccacGTTAGAAACTAAACCCCGCCGCAGGCCGTTTTGCCAAAGAGGTCTCTTCCCAGATTAACCAGCTCCCATCTCGCTCTCTTTAGCCCGGTCCAGCCAATAGCATCCTGCAGGCTCATGAACACTCATGCCGCGCCATTATCGCACACACATTGAGAACTGGCCCTctgcccagacacacacacacacacgcacacacacacacacaggacacggATGGCCAGAACTCCACAAGCCAACCGTTTGATAGGTGTGAAGCCTCACCAGAAGCTGGAGAgttacgtgcgtgtgtgtgtgcatgtgtgagaaaTGAGTAGgctgcgcgcatgtgtgtgtgtgtgtgtgtgtgtgagctcacaTTCCAGTCGATGGTGGAAAAGAAAGCGTGCCGTTTGATCTCCTCCACTCCGTCGGGCCCGGCCCCTAAAGACACAGATCACTCTGGTTCAGTTAACCTGGCACGGcagtttttattgtttgcagAGGGGTCAACAACACGTTCGcacattttttctctctcccggCATGGGATTCAAGCGGGTGCCAAAATGCTAACAAGCTGCAGCGAGTGGCGCAATGCGAGTAGAGAGCCACACACGGGCCGTTTCCTTTCAGTCCaacaggtccacacacacacacacacacacacacactgacgcccTTACCTAGCCGGTTAGCAGGGTTACGTTTGAACAGCATTCTCAGCAAACTCTGGGCTTCCAAACTCAGGAACTGGGGCATTCCCAACTTTGCTCTGGAGggggcagagcagagcagagagcgaCAGGTGGATACGGACACAAAGATAAGCTACGGCACACAGTTTCTTGCAAAGCACTTGAGTGTCAAGGGGGCTCACTTGAGGATCATGTTCATGGTTTCATTACGGTCTTTCCCTTGGAATGGTAGCGTCCCCGTTAGCATCTCAAACTGGGAGAAGACCAAAGGGAACATCAGCACCGgagatttgttttctctttttgctcactttttttaatatcattGATGAAGCCGGTTTGTGTACCATAAGCACTCCCAGAGACCACCAGTCcgcgctctgtgtgtgtcctctcctgtTGACCACCTCAGGGGCCATATACTCCACCGTACCACAGAAGGAATAAGCCTTCTTATCAGCATCTACTGACTCTTTACTCAAACCAAAGTCTGCGAGACAGCAATGCAAAGCAAACATGGTGAGACACAGAGCCGACCGCGCGGCCACATCTAGTCAGCGCGCCCCTTTTTAAATGCTGCGCGTACGAGTAAAGACATTTAACATGAAACAGTGTAATTAAAGGCCATAAACTAGActagatttaatttaaaaaccatgttttaaaataaaaaatatatataaaaaaagtattCGGTATTAAGCTTCAAGTGAAAAACCTACCTGTTAACTTTATGTGTCCAGCTTCATCAAGTAAGATGCTGAAAGACATGGAGCAGGTTGTCAGTGGGGGTGAGCTTCAAATAGCCTTACAACAGATCTTGTATTCGATGGATTAGGTCGCTGTGACGACAGATGTTTGGTGACGTTATGGTGAAGAAGGTCAATGAAGATGTCTTACTTCTCCGGCTTTAGGTCTCTGTAAACTATGCCCAGGCTGTGCAAGTGGTCAAGGGCCAGGGCCAGCTCTGCAAGGTAGAATTTCACATCTTCCTCTGTAAACATAACCTGATAAGAACTGGACAAATTTACTCTCTGAACTAAGGAGAAAAGAGATATTcagcagcaaagaaagaaaaaaaaaagacaacttcaaTGTCAAGCTTCAGTGACcacaaacagagaaaacagAGTGTTATTATTGTCACAATATCAACATTTCAAATACGTTACACGACTCAGCAAGCTGTTGATTTGACATTTGCCGGCAGCTATCGCTTTGGCTCTGAGACATGCTTTCAAAACAAGGTCTGTCTCGAGAACAATCACGGCATTGTAGGCATTTGAGAAAGGACCGAGCGAAGCCTCACACtgacaaaaacaaccaaaattcttaattaaaaaaaacaaaacggcaTTGGTGTTCAATGGAATTCAAGCCTCAATCTGAAAAACACGAGACAATACACCTGTTCATAAGTAGGTTCTTAGAAAATGCCTTTTGCATagtaaatgtgcacatggtCCATTTGTAGCGGTCAGCTCAACAATAAATTAACCAATAAATACTGATATCAGAGTGACAAGGACATGA is part of the Pungitius pungitius chromosome 2, fPunPun2.1, whole genome shotgun sequence genome and encodes:
- the rps6kal gene encoding ribosomal protein S6 kinase alpha-6 isoform X2; translated protein: MEVNGHEIMDEPMEEGESFSHCDEDTYEEIPITHHVKEGCEKADPSQFELLKVLGQGSFGKVFLVRKILGPDAGQLYAMKVLKKASLKVRDRVRTKMERDILVEVNHPFIVKLHYAFQTEGKLYLILDFLRGGDVFTRLSKEVMFTEEDVKFYLAELALALDHLHSLGIVYRDLKPENILLDEAGHIKLTDFGLSKESVDADKKAYSFCGTVEYMAPEVVNRRGHTQSADWWSLGVLMFEMLTGTLPFQGKDRNETMNMILKAKLGMPQFLSLEAQSLLRMLFKRNPANRLGAGPDGVEEIKRHAFFSTIDWNTLYRRELQPPFKPAAGKPDDTFCFDPEFTAKTPKDSPGIPPSANAHQLFKGFSFVAPNPMDENKSSPLLSILPIVQMHGGSTKFSDLYELQEDIGVGSYSICKRCVHRVSAMDYAVKIIDKSKRDPSEEIEILMRYGQHPNIITLKDVYDEGRYVYLVTELMKGGELLDKILRQKFFSEREASAVLYTITKTVDYLHCQGVVHRDLKPSNILYMDDSGNPDSIRICDFGFAKQLRGGNGLLLTPCYTANFVAPEVLMRQGYDAACDIWSLGVLLYTMLAGYTPFANGPNDTPEEILLRIGSGKFSLTGGNWDTVSDTSKDLLSHMLHVDPHQRYTAEQVLKHSWITCRDALPHFQLTRHDAPHLVKGAMAATYSALSQKTSQPVLEPVAASGLAQRRSMKKLTSTDM
- the rps6kal gene encoding ribosomal protein S6 kinase alpha-6 isoform X1: MEVNSVSSEVNGHEIMDEPMEEGESFSHCDEDTYEEIPITHHVKEGCEKADPSQFELLKVLGQGSFGKVFLVRKILGPDAGQLYAMKVLKKASLKVRDRVRTKMERDILVEVNHPFIVKLHYAFQTEGKLYLILDFLRGGDVFTRLSKEVMFTEEDVKFYLAELALALDHLHSLGIVYRDLKPENILLDEAGHIKLTDFGLSKESVDADKKAYSFCGTVEYMAPEVVNRRGHTQSADWWSLGVLMFEMLTGTLPFQGKDRNETMNMILKAKLGMPQFLSLEAQSLLRMLFKRNPANRLGAGPDGVEEIKRHAFFSTIDWNTLYRRELQPPFKPAAGKPDDTFCFDPEFTAKTPKDSPGIPPSANAHQLFKGFSFVAPNPMDENKSSPLLSILPIVQMHGGSTKFSDLYELQEDIGVGSYSICKRCVHRVSAMDYAVKIIDKSKRDPSEEIEILMRYGQHPNIITLKDVYDEGRYVYLVTELMKGGELLDKILRQKFFSEREASAVLYTITKTVDYLHCQGVVHRDLKPSNILYMDDSGNPDSIRICDFGFAKQLRGGNGLLLTPCYTANFVAPEVLMRQGYDAACDIWSLGVLLYTMLAGYTPFANGPNDTPEEILLRIGSGKFSLTGGNWDTVSDTSKDLLSHMLHVDPHQRYTAEQVLKHSWITCRDALPHFQLTRHDAPHLVKGAMAATYSALSQKTSQPVLEPVAASGLAQRRSMKKLTSTDM